The Plasmodium yoelii strain 17X genome assembly, chromosome: 14 DNA segment AATCATTTCTAGTATCTTCAAGAgattcataaaaatttacttctaaatcatttattaattcattAATAACTTCATTCCattgaattaaataattatttaaaactgTTATAAAAGctgcatttatattttctatattacaTTGAGAAGTATGTATACCATTAATAGCACATTCTGAGCAAAAACATTTAGTACAACACGTATGacaaaaatattgtataggataattataatgatgATTACATCTTATATTTTCAATACTTGTAAAACTTTTATTAGcaattatatcattatttaatgaaGGATTTcttatatctttttttttttttatggattccatttttatgttttttatacatatttctCCATCATCACTATTACACGAATTTAATGAACTTTCACTAGAACTAATATCAACTCGAGAAGAAATTTCATCATTTGAAAATACACATATACTTTCTTCTTTATTCATATttcctattttatttttttttcctttttgtGAACTTGTACATTCCCTCTTTTGCAACATATTTGTGTCTCCATTTAAATCTTcaccatattttattttggatccatacatattttttttgcgcATTCGtctatttccttttttctttttcctttttaaaaaatttgcgCCTATGTCACTAATAGACCCAAGTGTCCCATCTATTGTCGAATGCTCACTGTCATAACTACTtccatttttcatattttccaCTAAATTATTTAGTTTGTGTgaaagttttatattattatcttttttgtttttcttttccatcagttttttctgtttttcatagaaatatttttcatcataattATCAAAATCAGAATCATCACCTCCTTCCACTTTAAAATTCCCTATCTTAttatttctctttttttcatCGTTTTCTGAAAAATTTCCATCAAAACTATCTCGATCTGTATTATCAATAATTTCGATGTCTtcttttgttatatttaaaaacatttttggaggttttactaattttttaagatttacagtttttttatctattttataataatcatGGGGTGTATTTTTGCTATTCATACCATTTGGCGTATTTATTTCATGAATGTTATTACAACAATTTTCACACAAATATTCAATACAATCATTACAATATATTATTGCTTCACTAAATGAgcatatattacatatatatgaatatctatCAAGGTCATCTGCATATTCTTCGAGataatcatatttattatttgaaattggcaattgttttaatttatcattttttaatatctttttatttgatatatcATTACTATATGATTCATCATATTCTAAACTTAGTTGTTTAATACAATTTTCAGTCAACCCttttattcttttattattatttccaattaaattaaaataaaatgtatgaatatttaaaacatcAGATGAAAATAATCCAACTTTTGTCAAAAGTTCAAGAGTATCTATTGTAAgcttatttttaatattacatatattacatGTAACATACcctattttttctttttttaatatatcttctattttatcattattcaTTTTGTCTATTATGTCTATGCAATTTCTAAAactttcatttattttataatttactTTTTTATCTTCTATAATTTTTGCACTAGAACATGCTTTCataaatttatcatatttcTCTTGTAGTTGCATACTTGCACATGTTAGACACATTAAATGTTTGCATGAGCATATCAGGACATCTTCCACTTTTCTGCTACAGTATGCACACCTATATGTTCTAAAAAATGAGAGAAAATATGTATGTATCAGTAAtgaataaacattttttcatcGAACTAGCATTATCATATGTacgtatacatatataacaaagttggaatatattaaacgtaaatatttcatttgtgCATATTcccataaatttataattacatAAAACTTACTTATTATTTTGAGTTTCACATGATTCACTTATTGTATCTTCTTTACAAATTTGagtattttcattttcaaaatCACTAAATCCATTTTCTTCGTCTGAATTTATATCACTATTTGATGAGGAAATACTGTCCATCTTTTCTGCttacatttattattatattcaaatgTATAAGATATTAAAATGTTAGGATAAAATTACCAAACGATAATACTACAAAACAAAATGGAGAATAATCATAATATTGAACAAATtaattatgaataaaaatataaattaccATTATTTTACgaagaacaaaaaaaattgtcaGCAAAATCTATcaatcttttttttattattttttacacaaaaaataattgcaTATTGCTCCAAATACCAAAGAATATGCAATACTAAATTTCCAAAAATAATGCCATTAAAACAATcgtattataaaaaataaaatgcatatatcaattttttctatcaacaaaatatttataaaatataaatagaaaatatttctatttcgtatttatttttccaaaatatatgaatatttttttatgtaacaTATTGTGTAAAAAAGAACAAATGatatgtgtattttttttgtggGTGTGTGTGTATTAAGGGTTGAAAGCATACAATCAAATTTATctaataaatagtaatattatatattgtatgCACATATAATATGTGCATAAGATAGGAATAcgcttattttttttatatgtctTTTTATGGAATATTTGTGatgtttttaataaataataaatgttgtataaaatatatataatttttatatttcattattgaaatattttttatttatgaaaaatttattatacattttaaaaataaatatattcattaaaagtTACCTCACATGCTAACTGCAGATATATTTACGTTTGTATTGTAAccctattatatttttgttgttTTCCTAGTATTATGATTACAATCTATCGTTCTTTCAGTTAAATGTTTACCATTTGTcataaaaagataaaaaatattttgtcattttagtatttatgtttaaaaaaacaatcaTCACAATAAAACggtaatataataatatgttgccaatttatatttaattaaacaAGATACATAATTTCAAATGTTACTTTcttgtttgcatatataccaattcattttttccacattttatattttttcttaaaatattttattcacATCATTTATAAGGAAGAACATTTAACATTATGTCTATGATATTTTctatttgcatatattagcataagtttttatattctatttattcatcatatatatacttttatcaGTTGAAAAAAACGTTCAAACCATATATATTagtaacaaataaaaaatatttaaaattgggatattaaatatataatttttaaaggATTAGGAATAATGTTTGCTATGTTCTTGATATTAGATTTTATCAAGTGGGTATATTCCCTCACtgcacaaatatattatacacaTATTCACTAAAACATTGGCAATACTATCCCTTGCCAATATATTTGAAACAATGTTCAACTCaatttcatataaaaattatgacacgaaaaaaataagtaaaatgaaaattaataGCAAAAAGTATTCCAGTATTGAAAAGATATTCATTCCTTGTTTTACCAATGCTTCACTTCTATACAgctcataaaaaaataatatgaatctTTGTAATTACcttttatttcatcttttCCCATATGTGTGTAGTAGAATAAGCTAATGTCGTTTTTATTtactgttttttttttttttttttaattataaaaaataatttgaacattaaaatatatatactatagtGAAGAGGGAATATATAGACAGCACTTGCATATTACTTTAATTTGTTtctcatatttttaaaataaataaataaaaatattttttttttctttggtttagtaattatttatactttaaatatatagatataaaaaaaataggatCGTAAATTTTGGAATGCATTTTTGTGCATTAATttaattcaatatatttttcgtttttttagAAAGAAAATTATACGATATTCTATATTGCGCTtcgtatttatttattattaattcgtAGCAATTTACAGCGAATTTAATatcaatttattatttaatttttttttatgtctatttttttattaaatgaaatatttatattaaattggataatattaatacaaaatttgataaaaaaaaaaaatatgaaaactAAAGGGAGAATTTTCATAGTGTAATGTGTATATtatgcatttatatatacatatgcactataagtaaatatatttgtttgtatgcctatgtatgtatgtaacGAAGCAAATGAAGATAAGAAATGGATAATGCTACCAGTTTCGACAAAAAAGATAGTAAAAAACATATAGAagttaatgaaaataatgaaagtaacttattaacaatatattcatttattagCAATTATGTACTTAAAGAAGATATTAGTTATGAGGAAGATTATAATAGATATGAATTATTAGAAAATCAtgatttagaaaataaatatttagaCAAAAAAGTAAGTTTTAGTGAGTATAATGAAAAACGATATGATTATTAtgtagaaaataaatattgcgACATCGAAAACGACAAGGAAAATTATGATGAACAGGGATGGGATGAAGTAGATAAAGAatatgatgatgatgatgacaAAGAAGAAGATGTTTATTctgatgatgaaaatgatgacaCTGGAGATCATACAAAAAGGAATACCAATGAATTTTctctaaaaataaatgaagaagATGCTTATATAGATAAAGATTATGTAAAGCAAGATTTAGAATCAAATCAATCTTtccaattaaaaaaaaacacacataaaacaaatagtaaaaataaaaaaaaaaataaaaaaggagaaaaaacaaaaaggaataatatttcatcgatgaataataattataatagaaACATAAAcgataattataatgaacGACTTAAAAGaagtattaataatatatcctCTTATTTTATGCTATCAATGGAAAATTTTAatgacgaaaaaaatatgtttaaagACGAAAAACAACTATCCAGACAAATGTCTTATTATAATgatgcatattattatacatccgaaatgatatataaagataataaaagACATAAAGAGAAACTTGCATTATATTTAAGGCTAAtgtcattatttattaatataatgatcggaatttatttaatttcatATTTCCCACATACCAAAAGTAATGAAAATGGAATGGATGTTCAAAATATGCATTTAATGgaatatgaaaatttaaaaaatgttattaaaaataaattagaaaGTAAAAATACCATGGTAGGTAATTTTAACACATTCTTTAGCATGAGTCATATTGAtgtgttaaaaaataaccaaaataagcaaaaatatttagatatgctttttaaaattagcaaaaaatataataacaataaagcAAGCATTAATCAAAATGACTATACTAACAATCAAAACAATGACAATGCAAATAATTCTGATAATAATATCGAGATAAATCGTGGTACACAGAtagacaaaaataatatcgaagtaaataaattaataagaGAAATGGATATCATAAATTTAATAGACAACACATATGTTATggattatatttatatagaaatgaataaaatatataaatatgttgtTTGCTCATTTTTTGGAGAATTATTTGTAATATCAATTATTGTCTtctcattatttatattaaaattatttataaaggataataacaaatttagtgttatattaacaatgtatggtattttttataaaatattttgctATATATTTGCTCATTATGTTTTAGTTATGGGATTATATATCTTatcaatttattataatatatatgtatatagagatatatatgaacatagttttaattttttctgttatcattatgtatataataatatacatatacatttaCTTATGTTATTTTATGCATTACAAAATATTGTCTTTACAATAAATGATACCTTCAATTGTCTCAGAATGGcaattataattatcaagCATGTgataatcaaaatatatgaaaaaattacctgtaaaaattttattacattttatgAATTAGAAGAAGATAAATCACCATTATCATTAAATTGTATGAACAAATTTAAGTGTAAACATTGTTTAAATGATAAATGCTGTAAAGACAAAAATTGTGGAGAAATTGATATTGATGAAATTCACCAATTTGAATATGCAAAAACGAAATTCTCGTTTACAGATATAAATCAAAAACAATATTGTAAAAATCTGGATATCAAAACATATGAGCAATCCCTTTTGAACATGCGAAATCCGTTATTTAAGTAGTATACTTTTTGTGCATTTCAGATATCGAAATGttgttcatataaaaaaaaaaaaaaataaaaaaaaaacatcatTAGAAGTGATACACATAACCACCCAATGCACgggttattatatacatatacttGCATATTTTCCTATTTActtaaaaatacattttttaatacattgttattatatgcacatttttatttttttaaaacatcaTTTCTTAATTATCGAATTTTTTAAGTTGCATTCATACTTTTTTATAAatctttttaattttatcgatctatataattttcaagTTTGATATCTGCTATTATTTGGTATAATTCGacttaattttatttaatttccTGATTTTTGCTAATTTTGGTAGATGTTTCTAAATTTTATCCATTTCATATAGCTTTCTACATTTTACAATATTTTCCACACCCTCAATATGTTCCTTTATTTTTAGTCTTATTATTCCTCACTATCGAATAGTAGTCACAATATACATTTTAAGATTAATATTAATCAAAAATCGTATTAAAGTTATATGCAtaagaaataataatgtgtatatatatttacagcATTCCCCTTTAACggaaaattatttgaaaattttaactaatataaatacacaatgtatatgtgaataataatgtttcatgcctcatttttaataaataaaataaaaaaattaaataatgttGTATCAAATGgaaaatacaattttaaaCAAATACAAGTAAATAAATACGCACACATATGtgtattactatttataaatattttttattatgcaAAAAACAACTTCATATCAAATAAACACTAAGTAATTCATATGCTAATATATTCTATCATTTATTGCCTTTAAGGTACTTAAATATAATCTTTCCCcttgtaatatattttataatttttatttcatttctaAACTATTCTCATGAGTTTTTGTGAACATTTAtaaacattattttaaagaaattattatgattactttaatttttgttaCTTTTAATGcgattatttttattcttaatttttgaattatttaaaatttttttctcCCTTGAGCAATCGCAAGTATTTAAAAAGGCACACCctttaaaaagaaaatttaaaaaatatatattatgtaaaaatttacatttattaataaataaaaggagtcttatatttatttggaCAATCTCCATcctatttatacatattatatatattttttatcttatatttGTGTGTATATGTAACTTAATATAATGCCATGTgtatagttatttttttcctgTGTTTGATTGTCTAAAGAATATTTTAAgaatatgcaaaaaaaattaagaatatataaatatatatagtaaatgtacatattttcGTATTCTGTGATATTGtatgaaaaaagaaataatttttataattaaaattaaacaaaCATTTTTggcttttttttcataaatttcgCGTAATATG contains these protein-coding regions:
- a CDS encoding tripartite motif protein, putative; amino-acid sequence: MDSISSSNSDINSDEENGFSDFENENTQICKEDTISESCETQNNKTYRCAYCSRKVEDVLICSCKHLMCLTCASMQLQEKYDKFMKACSSAKIIEDKKVNYKINESFRNCIDIIDKMNNDKIEDILKKEKIGYVTCNICNIKNKLTIDTLELLTKVGLFSSDVLNIHTFYFNLIGNNNKRIKGLTENCIKQLSLEYDESYSNDISNKKILKNDKLKQLPISNNKYDYLEEYADDLDRYSYICNICSFSEAIIYCNDCIEYLCENCCNNIHEINTPNGMNSKNTPHDYYKIDKKTVNLKKLVKPPKMFLNITKEDIEIIDNTDRDSFDGNFSENDEKKRNNKIGNFKVEGGDDSDFDNYDEKYFYEKQKKLMEKKNKKDNNIKLSHKLNNLVENMKNGSSYDSEHSTIDGTLGSISDIGANFLKRKKKKGNRRMRKKNMYGSKIKYGEDLNGDTNMLQKRECTSSQKGKKNKIGNMNKEESICVFSNDEISSRVDISSSESSLNSCNSDDGEICIKNIKMESIKKKKDIRNPSLNNDIIANKSFTSIENIRCNHHYNYPIQYFCHTCCTKCFCSECAINGIHTSQCNIENINAAFITVLNNYLIQWNEVINELINDLEVNFYESLEDTRNDWSSVLSECYYNVSSKINYIINNMHKMEKDIFNQLDTYMENFKKDNLDYVELLNSKYDDIENTISIIRANKFQKNPIDLIKFYNNNINIIDRTLILNKDFKPIEDLSKIRESKIFYMDLYTSQIISYLKHLQVFLSSNFLVPSIK